A genomic window from Trueperella bialowiezensis includes:
- a CDS encoding GNAT family N-acetyltransferase: MLGAQSAFWRLSAWSHQLAGTRIEQIDDPDLGLVLVDSDRGRVLVAYGEPARGIDALRNVMDRGVRPDRTMINRELYGALDAPLRDHFGPNWGYAWDYFWADEPLDPVPGSERVELLRAASPQFAAVAGDVRRALEQANPITDALERFDELDWFVMRAPTGDIAIVLGATQEKECMSLEGLGTVPEYRGQGYGGATMVGAVNMSLELTGYVRFGVWSWNEGAMRLYRRLGIHHDGKLISGRREPFDEARYLQ; this comes from the coding sequence GTGCTTGGAGCTCAGTCCGCGTTTTGGCGCCTGTCAGCGTGGAGCCACCAGCTGGCAGGCACGCGAATCGAGCAGATCGACGATCCCGATCTGGGATTGGTGCTCGTTGATAGTGACCGCGGGCGGGTACTCGTTGCCTACGGTGAACCTGCCCGCGGTATTGATGCCCTCCGCAACGTGATGGACCGCGGAGTGCGCCCTGATCGGACGATGATCAATCGCGAACTCTACGGCGCACTCGATGCGCCGTTGCGTGATCATTTTGGGCCGAATTGGGGCTACGCGTGGGATTACTTTTGGGCTGATGAGCCGCTCGACCCCGTGCCGGGATCCGAGCGAGTTGAATTGCTACGCGCGGCAAGCCCGCAATTCGCCGCGGTCGCAGGTGACGTACGCCGGGCTCTTGAGCAAGCCAACCCGATCACCGACGCGCTCGAGCGATTCGATGAGCTGGACTGGTTCGTCATGCGCGCACCCACCGGGGATATTGCGATCGTCTTGGGCGCCACGCAAGAAAAAGAGTGCATGAGCCTTGAGGGCCTGGGCACCGTGCCCGAGTATCGCGGCCAAGGATACGGGGGAGCGACCATGGTGGGAGCCGTCAACATGTCGCTCGAGCTCACGGGATACGTCCGCTTCGGTGTGTGGTCGTGGAATGAGGGCGCGATGCGGCTTTATCGCAGGCTCGGCATCCATCATGACGGCAAACTCATCAGCGGTCGGCGCGAACCCTTCGATGAGGCGCGGTATTTGCAATGA
- the aspS gene encoding aspartate--tRNA ligase yields the protein MLRTRMAGSLRKEDIGSTVTLTGWVDRRRDHGGIAFIDLRDASGIAQVTIREEVAHELRSEFVIKVTGTVNERPEGNANPSIPTGDIEVEAADVEVLNPAAALPFQVSDHAEDSGSVNEEVRLKYRYLDLRRSFQQNALRLRAKVNQAARRVLDAHDFVEIETPTLTRSTPEGARDFIVPARLAPGSWYALPQSPQLFKQLLMVGGMERYYQIARCYRDEDFRADRQPEFTQLDVEMSFVEQDDVIAVAEDVLKEIWQLIGYEIDTPIPHISYKDAMERFGSDKPDMRFGQELINLTEYFKDTPFRVFQNEYVGAVVMPGGASQPRRAFDKWQEWAKARGAKGLAYVTIADDGALGGPVAKNISDAERDGLAAATGAQPGDAIFFAAGKPAASRELLGAARLEIGKRCGLIDEDAWSFVWVVDAPLFKPTAEAEQEGDVAVGAGKWTAVHHAFTSPKPEWIDSFDEDPANALASAYDIVCNGNEIGGGSIRIHRSDVQQRVFNVMGIDDETAQTQFGFLLEAFKYGAPPHGGIAFGWDRIVSLLVKAKSIRDVIAFPKIGNGWDPLTDAPAPITAQQRKEAGVDAKPKKKGEAADESEGK from the coding sequence GTGCTTCGCACCCGTATGGCAGGCTCCCTGCGCAAAGAAGATATTGGTTCCACGGTTACCCTGACTGGTTGGGTTGATCGGCGCCGCGATCATGGAGGTATTGCTTTCATTGATTTGCGTGATGCTTCGGGAATCGCACAGGTGACGATCCGTGAGGAGGTGGCACACGAACTGCGTAGCGAGTTCGTCATCAAGGTCACCGGCACGGTCAACGAACGTCCGGAGGGCAATGCGAATCCGTCGATCCCCACGGGTGATATTGAAGTCGAGGCTGCCGACGTCGAGGTGCTCAATCCGGCTGCTGCGCTACCGTTCCAAGTCTCAGATCATGCTGAAGATTCGGGTTCGGTTAACGAAGAGGTGCGCCTGAAGTATCGCTACCTTGATCTACGCCGTTCTTTTCAGCAGAACGCGCTGCGCCTGCGCGCGAAAGTGAACCAGGCGGCTCGCCGCGTGCTCGATGCGCATGACTTTGTGGAGATCGAAACTCCCACGTTGACACGGTCGACGCCGGAGGGCGCGCGCGATTTCATCGTGCCTGCTCGGTTGGCTCCCGGGTCGTGGTATGCCCTGCCTCAGTCGCCGCAGCTTTTTAAGCAGCTACTCATGGTGGGTGGCATGGAGCGCTACTACCAGATTGCGCGCTGCTACCGTGACGAGGACTTCCGCGCGGATCGCCAGCCCGAGTTCACGCAGCTCGATGTTGAGATGTCGTTCGTTGAGCAAGACGACGTGATCGCGGTTGCCGAAGACGTGCTCAAGGAGATTTGGCAGCTCATCGGCTACGAGATCGACACCCCGATTCCGCATATTTCTTATAAGGATGCGATGGAGCGCTTTGGCTCGGATAAGCCGGATATGCGCTTTGGCCAAGAACTTATCAACCTTACAGAGTACTTTAAGGACACGCCGTTCCGCGTGTTCCAAAACGAGTACGTTGGCGCCGTTGTTATGCCGGGCGGAGCTTCTCAGCCACGCCGCGCTTTCGACAAGTGGCAGGAATGGGCGAAGGCACGCGGCGCAAAGGGGCTTGCGTACGTGACGATTGCCGACGACGGCGCGCTGGGCGGCCCGGTCGCAAAGAATATTTCCGACGCCGAACGCGACGGACTCGCCGCGGCCACGGGCGCTCAGCCTGGAGACGCGATTTTCTTCGCCGCAGGCAAGCCGGCCGCCTCGCGCGAGCTTCTCGGTGCGGCACGCCTTGAGATCGGCAAGCGCTGCGGCCTCATTGATGAGGACGCCTGGTCATTCGTCTGGGTGGTCGACGCACCACTGTTCAAGCCCACGGCTGAGGCTGAGCAGGAGGGCGACGTCGCCGTCGGCGCTGGTAAGTGGACGGCCGTCCACCACGCGTTCACCTCACCGAAGCCCGAATGGATCGATTCCTTCGACGAGGATCCAGCAAACGCGCTGGCCTCCGCTTACGACATCGTGTGCAACGGAAACGAGATCGGCGGAGGCTCGATCCGTATCCACCGTAGTGACGTCCAGCAGCGCGTCTTCAACGTCATGGGAATCGACGACGAGACGGCACAGACCCAGTTTGGATTCCTGCTCGAAGCGTTCAAGTATGGTGCGCCCCCGCACGGCGGAATTGCTTTCGGCTGGGATCGCATCGTCTCGCTGCTCGTCAAGGCCAAGTCGATTCGTGACGTCATCGCCTTCCCGAAGATCGGTAACGGCTGGGATCCGCTGACCGATGCGCCCGCTCCGATTACGGCGCAGCAGCGCAAGGAAGCAGGTGTGGACGCCAAGCCGAAGAAGAAGGGCGAGGCAGCAGACGAATCTGAGGGCAAGTAG
- a CDS encoding MFS transporter, translated as MKSRQKKQRISRNLEQWLTILSVTLISLVAFETIAVTTAMPFVVDILDGRHLYALAAGVALATQLMTTAIAGPWCDSKGPKPSLYTGIGLFVTGLTIATFAPNIEIVVIGRAIQGLGGGLMIVPLYVFVGNYVAPERQPRLFAWFSAAWVVPSLIGPFVAGFFVEHVNWRFVFGTVPLLITLIMPAMITQFRKFPALHARRPFGRHRRVIVFGALTGVAVAGIQVLSGVRGEDANIAVVAAVVVLTAAAFLCVRPLLPRGTLTGQPGLPATVLLRGILNGSYVAVEIFLPLILKEVHGWSPTQAGLVMTSGSITWALGSWIQGKLTNPQHRALIPILGIGGQLAGTALTIVSAFEQINPLLVLLGWLIAGLGVGLIYPALAVHALGITPPQQHGMTSSALSLSDTMGSALLVAWAGVVYSIALPLGHHAFAIVISGVCVIIAIGLAVSKRVRDVTPASLTNGGLDA; from the coding sequence ATGAAAAGTCGGCAGAAGAAACAACGCATTAGTCGCAACCTCGAGCAGTGGCTCACGATCCTTTCCGTAACGCTGATCAGCTTGGTGGCGTTCGAAACGATTGCTGTGACCACGGCGATGCCCTTCGTCGTCGACATTTTGGATGGCCGCCACCTGTATGCGCTTGCTGCGGGCGTCGCGCTAGCAACGCAATTGATGACGACGGCGATCGCCGGCCCATGGTGCGATTCCAAAGGGCCCAAGCCGTCGCTGTACACGGGTATTGGTCTGTTCGTCACTGGGCTGACCATCGCAACCTTTGCTCCGAATATTGAGATCGTCGTCATCGGGCGTGCCATCCAAGGCCTTGGCGGCGGGCTGATGATCGTACCGCTCTACGTATTCGTGGGTAACTATGTTGCCCCTGAACGCCAACCTCGACTGTTCGCATGGTTCTCAGCCGCGTGGGTAGTCCCCTCGCTCATCGGTCCGTTTGTTGCTGGCTTCTTTGTTGAGCATGTCAACTGGCGTTTTGTGTTCGGCACGGTTCCACTGCTCATCACGCTCATTATGCCGGCAATGATTACCCAGTTCCGAAAGTTTCCGGCGCTGCACGCGCGGCGCCCGTTTGGCAGGCACCGGCGTGTCATTGTGTTTGGTGCTCTGACCGGGGTCGCCGTAGCCGGCATCCAGGTGTTATCGGGCGTGCGCGGCGAGGATGCGAATATCGCGGTTGTTGCAGCCGTAGTTGTGCTGACCGCCGCCGCGTTCCTCTGTGTTCGCCCTCTGCTACCGCGCGGCACGCTCACCGGCCAGCCTGGACTTCCGGCCACCGTTTTGTTGCGCGGAATCCTCAACGGCTCATATGTGGCTGTCGAAATTTTCTTGCCTCTCATTTTGAAAGAAGTTCACGGTTGGTCGCCCACACAGGCAGGCCTCGTCATGACGAGCGGGTCGATCACGTGGGCGCTGGGATCGTGGATACAGGGCAAGCTCACCAATCCGCAACACCGAGCACTTATTCCGATCCTTGGTATTGGCGGGCAGCTTGCAGGTACCGCGTTGACCATTGTGTCTGCTTTCGAACAGATCAACCCGCTGCTTGTCCTTCTTGGCTGGCTCATCGCGGGGCTTGGCGTCGGGCTCATTTATCCCGCGCTCGCTGTCCACGCACTTGGTATCACACCTCCGCAGCAGCATGGCATGACGTCGTCTGCGCTGTCGCTGTCCGACACGATGGGTTCAGCACTGCTGGTCGCCTGGGCGGGAGTCGTCTATTCGATAGCTCTCCCACTTGGTCATCATGCGTTCGCGATCGTCATTTCGGGGGTGTGTGTGATCATCGCTATTGGCCTTGCGGTCTCCAAGCGGGTGCGCGATGTCACCCCAGCTTCGCTCACAAACGGTGGTTTAGACGCGTAG
- a CDS encoding DEAD/DEAH box helicase — MTTFAGLNLPKNILSAITKMGYETPTPIQEQAIPPLLDGRDVVGVAQTGTGKTAAFALPMLTRVDPELEQVQALVLAPTRELAVQGADAIDEFAASTTGLRVVAVYGGAPYGPQIGKIRDGAQVVVGTPGRIMDLIDRGALQLDGVRYFVLDEADEMLRMGFAEDVEKIAADLPNERVTALFSATMPKQIRAVAQNHMNDPLEITVTPPASTIDTITQTYAVVPSRHKIGALARVLATTDADAAIVFVRTRATAEELAIELNTRGVQAATLSGDVQQRDREKLVERLRGGTLDVLVATDVAARGLDVERIGLVVNFDVPREAETYVHRIGRTGRAGREGTSLTFVTPKERSRLRRIEKITGATLTEVSLPTPAEVSGLRARRLVESAKERHAAGRLSVYREIIEEFRTEQLASDSPISPEDLIASLLALGVRDPGPSPDDEPEHLTVSFDDDRPRRDERRGKRTGGKPRTFDQDGTMYRVEVGKRDGVSPGAIVGALTNEGGLSGSQLGRIDIYPTFSLVEIDREIDSRTQKRIARARVSGRTLNISRDTGPRRSDERAVRKYRADRKFGDERRARKARFDKGRKPRHWR, encoded by the coding sequence ATGACAACTTTTGCTGGGCTCAATTTGCCCAAAAACATTCTGTCCGCCATTACAAAGATGGGCTACGAAACGCCTACCCCGATCCAAGAGCAGGCCATTCCGCCACTGTTGGACGGGCGCGACGTCGTTGGCGTCGCCCAAACCGGAACGGGTAAGACCGCCGCGTTTGCCCTCCCCATGCTCACCCGAGTCGACCCAGAATTGGAACAGGTGCAGGCACTCGTCTTGGCACCCACGCGCGAACTTGCGGTACAGGGAGCCGACGCCATTGACGAATTCGCAGCCTCGACCACGGGGCTACGAGTTGTCGCCGTCTACGGCGGTGCTCCTTACGGTCCGCAAATCGGCAAGATTCGCGACGGCGCCCAGGTCGTCGTCGGCACGCCCGGCCGGATCATGGATCTCATCGACCGCGGGGCTTTACAGCTCGACGGCGTGCGCTACTTCGTGCTCGACGAGGCCGATGAGATGCTCCGTATGGGATTTGCTGAAGACGTCGAAAAGATCGCTGCGGATCTGCCCAATGAGCGCGTCACTGCCCTGTTTTCGGCCACCATGCCCAAACAGATCCGCGCAGTCGCGCAAAACCACATGAACGATCCGTTAGAAATCACGGTCACTCCCCCAGCCTCGACGATCGACACGATTACGCAGACCTACGCCGTCGTTCCCTCCCGCCATAAGATCGGTGCACTCGCCCGCGTGCTCGCTACAACGGATGCGGACGCGGCCATCGTGTTCGTGCGCACCCGTGCCACCGCAGAAGAACTCGCTATCGAGCTCAACACCCGCGGCGTGCAGGCCGCCACCCTGTCCGGTGACGTGCAGCAGCGCGACCGAGAGAAACTCGTCGAGCGTCTACGTGGCGGTACCCTTGACGTGCTTGTGGCTACCGACGTCGCAGCCCGCGGGCTCGACGTGGAACGCATCGGCCTCGTCGTCAATTTCGACGTGCCGCGCGAAGCCGAAACATACGTGCATCGAATCGGCCGCACGGGCCGAGCCGGCCGTGAAGGTACGTCGCTCACGTTCGTCACACCGAAAGAACGCTCCCGGCTGCGCCGCATCGAAAAGATCACTGGTGCCACACTCACCGAGGTCAGCTTGCCGACCCCCGCTGAGGTGTCCGGTTTACGGGCTCGACGCCTTGTGGAATCTGCGAAAGAACGTCACGCAGCTGGAAGGCTATCTGTGTACCGCGAGATCATCGAAGAATTTCGCACCGAGCAACTCGCCTCAGATAGCCCGATCTCGCCCGAAGACCTCATTGCCTCGTTGTTGGCACTTGGCGTGCGCGATCCGGGACCAAGCCCGGATGATGAGCCCGAACATCTGACGGTCTCATTCGACGACGACCGCCCGCGCCGTGACGAGCGGCGAGGCAAACGTACCGGCGGTAAGCCGCGCACGTTTGATCAAGATGGCACGATGTACCGCGTCGAAGTTGGCAAGCGCGACGGCGTCTCCCCCGGTGCGATCGTCGGCGCGCTGACGAACGAGGGCGGCCTGTCTGGATCGCAGCTTGGACGCATCGACATCTATCCCACGTTCTCTCTCGTAGAAATCGACCGTGAAATCGACTCGCGCACCCAGAAGCGTATTGCACGGGCACGCGTCTCCGGGCGGACGCTCAACATTTCCCGCGATACTGGCCCGCGCCGATCAGACGAACGCGCCGTCCGTAAATACCGTGCCGACCGTAAATTCGGCGACGAGCGCCGGGCGCGCAAAGCACGTTTTGACAAGGGCCGCAAGCCCCGGCATTGGCGCTAG
- a CDS encoding GTPase produces MKLTEAIGTLHTTIEIGEERLPDLVSQAKPVLDKAVARRSMASDVTIVALAGATGAGKSSLLNALVGREIARVSPIRPTTSDPIAVTNTNDSDVLDWLDIAQRHEVELRTSAPMVLVDLPDIDSTSFAHRDTARRLTSIVDVVVWVLDPQKYADAVVHEDYLAGLAEHAETTIVVLNQADRLDDETRTSVLADAQRLISEDGLDVEVMPTSAITGMGLARLWGIIDGIATEKSAAAKRLSADIRTVGRQIVGGIHAAGGKQPDQAQEPDFAPVSAALASAGGSGVVADAAATSYERRAHQATGWPVTRWLAGRKVDPLKRLRLAGGEGASQTRVTGVRDAVAPALITAARGKLRTYVDQSTQHLPKEWALDARGAASQKADLFLGRVDQIIADVDVEARRRPAWWVLFNAVQWLALIIAIAGGLWLALLGLADVLHLQIGPPPSVGIFSVPSLMLIGGLVAGWLVALCGRALAKRGARRTGERVNKRLRDAIDTAAREDLLADIATERADYQRFYELASSLISS; encoded by the coding sequence GTGAAACTTACTGAAGCGATAGGAACGCTGCATACCACGATCGAGATCGGTGAGGAACGCCTGCCTGATCTCGTGTCCCAAGCCAAGCCGGTTCTTGACAAGGCGGTTGCGCGCAGGTCAATGGCCTCCGACGTGACGATCGTTGCCCTTGCGGGGGCGACGGGCGCTGGTAAGTCGTCGTTGCTTAATGCGTTGGTTGGCCGCGAGATTGCTCGCGTGAGTCCCATCCGGCCTACGACATCTGATCCGATTGCGGTCACGAACACGAACGATTCCGACGTGTTGGATTGGCTTGATATTGCGCAGCGCCACGAGGTGGAGTTGCGGACATCAGCTCCCATGGTGCTCGTTGATCTGCCGGATATCGATTCCACGAGCTTTGCGCATCGGGATACGGCGCGGCGGCTGACGTCGATTGTTGACGTGGTCGTGTGGGTGCTGGATCCGCAAAAGTACGCTGACGCCGTCGTACACGAAGATTATTTAGCAGGATTGGCCGAGCATGCTGAGACGACGATCGTGGTACTCAACCAGGCCGATCGCCTTGATGACGAGACGCGCACTAGCGTTCTTGCGGACGCTCAACGGCTTATCTCAGAGGACGGCCTAGATGTTGAGGTCATGCCGACGTCGGCGATCACCGGGATGGGTCTGGCCCGCCTCTGGGGAATTATTGATGGTATCGCGACGGAAAAGTCAGCAGCTGCCAAGCGGCTATCGGCTGATATTCGTACGGTAGGTCGACAGATCGTCGGCGGGATTCATGCTGCAGGCGGCAAACAACCCGATCAGGCACAGGAACCCGATTTTGCGCCCGTCTCGGCTGCGTTGGCGAGCGCCGGTGGGTCCGGCGTCGTGGCTGATGCAGCCGCAACATCGTATGAGAGGCGAGCACACCAGGCTACGGGCTGGCCGGTCACACGTTGGCTAGCTGGGCGCAAAGTGGATCCGCTCAAGAGGCTACGTCTTGCCGGCGGCGAAGGTGCGAGCCAAACGAGAGTTACCGGAGTACGCGACGCCGTCGCGCCAGCGCTCATCACGGCAGCACGAGGCAAGTTGCGCACCTATGTTGACCAGTCCACGCAGCATTTGCCGAAGGAATGGGCACTTGACGCGCGGGGTGCCGCCAGCCAGAAAGCTGACCTTTTCCTTGGCCGGGTGGACCAGATTATTGCGGATGTCGACGTCGAAGCTAGGCGCCGGCCGGCGTGGTGGGTGCTGTTCAACGCGGTGCAGTGGTTGGCGCTCATCATCGCTATCGCTGGTGGTTTGTGGCTTGCCTTGCTCGGCCTCGCCGATGTTTTACACCTGCAGATTGGGCCTCCGCCCAGCGTGGGAATCTTTTCCGTACCATCCCTCATGCTGATTGGCGGACTTGTGGCCGGCTGGCTGGTGGCACTGTGCGGGCGAGCCTTAGCGAAGCGGGGTGCGCGGCGCACCGGCGAACGAGTGAACAAAAGGCTACGCGACGCGATCGACACGGCAGCTCGCGAAGACCTGCTTGCCGACATCGCCACCGAACGGGCAGATTATCAGCGTTTCTACGAGCTCGCATCAAGCCTGATCAGCAGCTAG
- a CDS encoding dynamin family protein, whose amino-acid sequence MNDEIAGPKSQVAPILRPFRDALDALSFPLPLGSQGEGELIRQDILNQLSDYVIPRYDSLEAPLLAVFGGSTGSGKSTLVNSILGENVSQASALRPITRRPILVHHPDDAHWFTGQRIFPHLARVTSHREETGEDIETSNELELRSSDRVPRGLALLDSPDIDSVVAENRQLAAQFLAAADLWVFVTTAARYADAIPWAMLDDAAQRNVVVAMILNRVPAGTGALIRPDLDRMLAERGLEHAPLFMLSEQELDDDGHVTSADVEPIRGWLEGLAEDAAVRASVARQTLGGTVDVLLADSEGALSAYDEQIAAVDALRWDVTTAFDSALDSISRAVSDGTMLRGEVLSRWQDVVGTGEWARKLEQGVSTLRDKITGFFRPQVDTAHVDEALEDSLYSLIVSEADQANAAVAHAWSRGIGGELAQQARSRISDSEQRSEAAAQLVRDWQSDLIAMIRAEGDSKRMTARALAFGVNAVGTALIIVVFASTGGLVGGEIAVAGGTAVLAQRVLEAVFGVDAVRKMAASARENLARRVKDFLSADADAWQAALDDVGISRRAREDFAVALMALRRAKDADRRAR is encoded by the coding sequence ATGAATGACGAGATCGCCGGCCCGAAATCTCAGGTGGCGCCCATATTGCGGCCGTTTCGCGACGCGCTTGACGCGCTGAGCTTTCCGCTGCCGCTGGGCTCGCAAGGTGAAGGTGAGCTGATTCGTCAGGATATTTTGAACCAGCTCTCGGATTACGTCATTCCGCGTTACGACAGCCTTGAAGCACCTTTGCTCGCAGTGTTTGGCGGTTCCACGGGATCTGGGAAGTCGACGCTCGTCAACTCAATTCTTGGCGAGAACGTATCGCAGGCCTCGGCGCTGCGTCCAATTACTCGCCGGCCGATTTTGGTGCATCATCCCGACGACGCACACTGGTTTACGGGCCAGCGGATCTTCCCTCATTTGGCTCGGGTCACCTCGCACAGGGAAGAAACCGGCGAGGACATCGAGACGTCGAATGAGTTAGAACTGCGTTCCTCGGATCGAGTCCCGCGCGGGCTGGCGCTGTTAGATTCACCGGACATCGATTCTGTTGTGGCAGAAAACAGGCAGTTGGCGGCTCAGTTTTTGGCCGCGGCTGACCTGTGGGTGTTTGTGACGACCGCGGCGCGCTATGCGGATGCGATTCCGTGGGCGATGCTTGACGACGCGGCGCAGCGAAACGTCGTCGTCGCAATGATTTTGAACCGTGTGCCGGCGGGGACGGGCGCGCTCATCCGCCCAGACTTGGATCGTATGTTAGCCGAGCGGGGTTTGGAACACGCTCCGCTGTTCATGCTCTCCGAGCAGGAGCTTGACGACGACGGCCACGTAACCAGCGCCGATGTCGAGCCAATTAGGGGGTGGCTTGAGGGCTTGGCCGAGGATGCAGCAGTGCGCGCGTCGGTTGCTCGGCAGACGCTTGGCGGAACGGTTGACGTACTGTTGGCAGACAGCGAGGGGGCCTTGTCGGCCTACGACGAGCAGATTGCTGCTGTTGACGCGCTGCGCTGGGATGTGACGACGGCGTTCGATTCGGCATTGGACAGCATTTCGCGTGCGGTCAGCGATGGCACGATGTTACGCGGCGAAGTACTTTCGCGTTGGCAAGACGTCGTTGGTACCGGCGAGTGGGCACGCAAGCTAGAACAGGGCGTGTCAACTCTGCGCGATAAGATCACCGGATTCTTCCGGCCCCAAGTTGACACCGCGCACGTGGACGAAGCTCTTGAAGATAGCTTGTACAGTCTGATTGTGAGTGAAGCTGACCAGGCCAACGCTGCGGTCGCTCACGCGTGGAGCCGAGGCATCGGTGGCGAACTGGCACAACAGGCCCGCAGCCGAATTTCCGATAGCGAGCAGCGCAGTGAGGCAGCCGCGCAGCTGGTACGGGACTGGCAGTCAGACCTGATTGCGATGATCCGTGCCGAAGGCGATAGCAAGCGGATGACAGCCCGGGCACTCGCTTTTGGCGTGAACGCCGTGGGAACTGCGCTGATCATTGTGGTGTTTGCATCGACGGGCGGGCTTGTCGGTGGTGAGATCGCGGTGGCAGGAGGCACAGCTGTGCTCGCTCAGCGAGTACTGGAAGCGGTCTTTGGCGTCGACGCCGTACGCAAGATGGCCGCGAGCGCACGCGAGAACCTGGCACGGCGAGTCAAAGACTTTTTGAGCGCGGATGCTGACGCGTGGCAGGCAGCGTTAGATGATGTGGGGATTAGCCGCCGGGCCCGGGAAGATTTCGCGGTCGCGCTGATGGCGTTGCGGCGTGCGAAGGATGCGGATAGGAGGGCCCGGTGA
- the hisS gene encoding histidine--tRNA ligase, with amino-acid sequence MARISPLSGFPEWLPAGRMVEQHVIDTLRDTFELHGFSGIETRAVEPVERLLAKGETSKEIYLLRRLQDKSGSDSDLGLHFDLTVPLARYVLENSGHLMFPFRRYQIQKVWRGERPQDGRFREFLQADVDVVGQDTLAFHHEVELPLVMVDALGKLPIPRVRIKASNRKVAQGFYEAIGIEDVDETLRIMDKLDKVGPKAITEMLADGVGATGEQARLALELANISGDDAEVADRVLALGYRSDLLDEGLSELVALVEGANELIPGFLSADLRIARGLDYYTGSVYESVFEGHEDLGSVCSGGRYDSLVSDGKKTYPGVGLSIGVSRIIARVLGQGMLTPSRSVPTAVLVAVNDEGERRHAERIALKLRGRGIPTEVSPNSAKFGKQIRYADRRGIPFVWFSADDGEQVKDIRSGDQEAADPDTWMPPAEDVRVEIRGSDE; translated from the coding sequence ATGGCACGAATTTCACCTTTATCTGGCTTTCCTGAATGGCTCCCTGCTGGTCGTATGGTCGAACAGCACGTGATCGACACGCTACGCGACACCTTCGAGCTGCACGGTTTTTCGGGTATCGAAACACGCGCGGTCGAGCCTGTGGAAAGACTTTTGGCGAAAGGTGAAACGTCGAAGGAGATCTACCTGCTGCGCCGACTGCAGGATAAGAGTGGATCGGATTCAGACCTTGGCCTTCACTTCGACCTGACTGTTCCGCTCGCACGTTACGTGCTGGAAAATTCTGGGCACTTGATGTTCCCATTCCGCCGCTACCAGATTCAAAAGGTCTGGCGTGGTGAGCGCCCGCAAGATGGCCGTTTCCGCGAGTTCTTGCAGGCGGATGTCGACGTGGTGGGGCAAGACACCCTTGCGTTCCACCACGAGGTTGAACTGCCGCTTGTCATGGTGGACGCGCTGGGCAAACTGCCGATTCCGCGCGTGCGTATCAAGGCATCCAACCGTAAGGTGGCCCAGGGCTTTTATGAGGCGATCGGTATCGAGGATGTCGATGAGACGTTGCGCATCATGGATAAACTCGACAAGGTTGGGCCGAAAGCAATCACCGAGATGCTGGCTGACGGCGTTGGGGCGACTGGCGAACAAGCACGGCTTGCGCTCGAGCTGGCGAATATTTCTGGCGACGACGCCGAGGTAGCTGATCGTGTCTTGGCGCTCGGCTATCGATCCGATCTGCTAGACGAAGGTCTTAGCGAGCTGGTTGCGCTTGTTGAAGGTGCCAATGAGCTCATACCGGGATTCTTGAGTGCAGACCTGCGGATTGCTCGCGGGCTCGACTATTACACGGGCTCGGTGTATGAATCGGTTTTTGAAGGGCACGAGGATCTCGGATCGGTGTGCTCGGGTGGGCGTTACGATTCGCTTGTGTCTGATGGTAAGAAGACGTATCCGGGTGTCGGGCTGTCGATCGGCGTGTCGCGCATTATTGCGCGTGTGCTCGGGCAGGGCATGTTGACGCCGTCGCGTAGTGTTCCAACTGCTGTGCTCGTAGCGGTTAATGACGAGGGCGAACGCCGGCATGCAGAGCGTATTGCGCTCAAGCTTCGCGGCCGTGGTATCCCCACGGAAGTGTCACCAAATTCGGCGAAGTTCGGTAAGCAGATCAGGTACGCAGATCGGCGCGGTATCCCGTTTGTGTGGTTTTCTGCCGACGATGGCGAACAGGTGAAAGACATCCGTTCGGGAGACCAGGAGGCCGCGGATCCGGATACGTGGATGCCACCGGCGGAAGATGTGCGCGTGGAAATTCGAGGTAGCGATGAATGA